A genomic region of Sideroxydans sp. CL21 contains the following coding sequences:
- a CDS encoding MgtC/SapB family protein, with product MKYLEWMSPEWVQVLFVLFLSFLIGLEREERKDNEGHYSFGGVRTFPLIGLIGYSMGLLSGGELLPQALGFAVVAGFLMISYWHKLTTSTYSGVASEMSGLTTYLVGSLIYHQMFWIATTLTVSSIILLELKAGLESLAKRIQTTDILTFAKFLLLSSVILPLLPDTPFSQFQINLFKTWLVVVAVSAVSYGSYVLQRLTKGQGGFILAAFLGGAYSSTVATVALARRSKSENQPHLFSGGILIASGMMYLRLAVLLALFNQELMAKLSIPFVGLGGLPLVSAGCGQSGGMRTI from the coding sequence ATGAAATATTTGGAATGGATGTCCCCCGAGTGGGTGCAAGTTCTTTTCGTGCTGTTTCTCTCATTTCTTATTGGGCTTGAGCGTGAAGAACGCAAGGACAATGAAGGCCATTACTCATTCGGGGGAGTGCGTACTTTTCCGTTGATTGGGCTTATCGGCTATTCTATGGGACTGTTGTCCGGAGGAGAACTCTTGCCACAGGCTCTGGGTTTTGCAGTTGTGGCAGGTTTTCTGATGATTTCCTATTGGCATAAACTCACCACTTCCACATATTCTGGTGTTGCCTCCGAGATGTCCGGACTGACCACCTATTTGGTGGGCTCCCTTATTTATCACCAGATGTTCTGGATCGCCACTACGCTTACAGTGTCAAGCATCATCCTGCTTGAACTTAAGGCTGGACTGGAAAGTTTGGCGAAGCGCATCCAGACAACTGACATTCTTACTTTTGCCAAATTCCTGCTCCTTTCTTCCGTCATTCTGCCCTTGTTGCCCGACACCCCATTCAGTCAATTCCAGATTAATCTCTTTAAGACATGGCTTGTTGTTGTGGCGGTAAGCGCTGTTTCGTATGGCAGCTATGTGCTTCAAAGATTGACCAAAGGGCAAGGCGGCTTCATCCTTGCGGCGTTTCTCGGCGGTGCGTATTCGTCCACGGTTGCGACAGTGGCGCTTGCCAGAAGGTCGAAGAGTGAAAACCAACCCCATCTTTTTTCCGGTGGGATACTGATCGCATCGGGAATGATGTACCTGCGCCTGGCCGTCTTACTGGCGCTATTCAATCAGGAATTAATGGCAAAATTGTCTATCCCCTTTGTAGGGTTGGGGGGCTTGCCGTTGGTATCGGCTGGCTGTGGTCAAAGCGGAGGGATGCGAACGATTTAA
- a CDS encoding MerR family transcriptional regulator — MEHHVANSELPPIPAKRYFTIGEVSELCGVKAHVLRYWEQEFTQLKPVKRGGNRRYYQHHEVLLIRRIRQLLYEEGFTISGARSRLDQHAMNQEEKSQNVSNAFNVNAFKRELREIISLLHA, encoded by the coding sequence ATGGAACATCACGTAGCTAATTCAGAATTACCGCCCATCCCGGCCAAACGCTATTTCACCATAGGTGAAGTGAGCGAGTTGTGCGGGGTGAAGGCGCATGTATTGCGTTACTGGGAGCAGGAATTCACCCAGCTCAAACCGGTCAAGCGCGGTGGCAATCGCCGCTATTACCAGCACCACGAAGTACTGCTTATTCGTCGTATCCGGCAGTTGCTCTACGAAGAAGGTTTCACCATCAGCGGTGCGCGTAGCCGCCTGGATCAGCATGCCATGAATCAGGAAGAAAAGTCGCAGAATGTTTCCAACGCTTTCAACGTGAATGCGTTTAAACGCGAACTGCGTGAGATTATTTCGCTGCTGCATGCTTAA
- a CDS encoding integration host factor subunit alpha — protein MTTLTKAELADLLFEKVGLNKREAKDMVEAFFEEIRMQLEKGESVKLSGFGNFQLRDKPQRPGRNPKTGEEIPITARRVVTFHPSQKLKSMVEKNYHGTSRS, from the coding sequence ATGACGACATTGACCAAGGCGGAACTGGCCGATCTGCTGTTTGAAAAAGTAGGTTTGAACAAGCGCGAAGCAAAAGATATGGTGGAAGCGTTCTTCGAGGAGATACGCATGCAACTGGAGAAAGGCGAGAGCGTGAAGCTTTCCGGTTTCGGCAATTTCCAGCTGCGCGACAAGCCGCAACGTCCCGGACGTAACCCAAAAACCGGCGAAGAGATTCCGATCACGGCGCGTCGTGTGGTCACCTTTCATCCCAGCCAGAAACTCAAGAGCATGGTAGAAAAGAACTATCATGGAACATCACGTAGCTAA